The Clostridium sporogenes genome contains a region encoding:
- a CDS encoding ASKHA domain-containing protein, translated as MARITFPKNNLELDVQNGTKLIECIRKAGLYIEAPCNGKGKCGKCKVIARGNLSPKTKEEEKFTEEEHVRLACICEVMGDAKIELIEKDKNKKLKTINQGFSIEKQLDSKIKKIELKGVGEKTNRPYKNTLNFKAEKLSVLKRIGEIEKNKEKDLCGVIHKEELIDIINKDKSVLAVAVDIGTTGLSAYLLNLEDGQILNKMSDLNPQTEYGGDVLSRITYCMENKDGIEILSKCIRKKINSMVEELIGTNYKRKSVYEIAIAANTTMLHLFTGISPNTIAKAPYRSIFLDQLEIKAKDMDIEINEEGNVMLLPSLSSYVGADIVAGIVAIDFQNKKHPAIFIDIGTNGELAAIYKGSMSASSTAAGPAFEGMNISCGSRAEEGAIDSFSIDEEYNIKYSTIGDEEAKSICGSGLMDVMAALIKSKVVMTSGRFNKNMPDDLKERLKDKRFYITEKVYISQSDIRQMQLAKGAISSGVTMLLKEIDANIEDIEEAVIAGAFGYHINPESIKTLGIIPKGFKGKITFVGNSSIEGARLSLLNKDISKSMVDIRESIKVIELSTREDFQDYFVKALSF; from the coding sequence ATGGCTAGGATTACTTTCCCTAAAAATAATTTAGAACTAGATGTTCAAAATGGGACAAAACTTATAGAATGTATAAGAAAAGCAGGTCTTTATATAGAAGCACCTTGTAATGGAAAAGGTAAATGTGGTAAATGTAAAGTTATAGCAAGAGGCAATCTTTCTCCTAAGACAAAAGAAGAGGAAAAGTTCACAGAAGAAGAACATGTTAGACTTGCTTGCATATGTGAAGTAATGGGTGATGCCAAAATAGAACTAATAGAAAAAGATAAAAATAAAAAATTAAAAACTATTAATCAGGGTTTTTCTATAGAAAAACAGCTAGATAGTAAAATAAAAAAAATAGAACTAAAAGGTGTAGGTGAAAAGACCAATAGACCTTATAAAAATACTCTAAATTTTAAAGCAGAAAAATTAAGTGTCTTAAAAAGAATAGGGGAAATAGAAAAAAATAAGGAAAAAGATTTATGTGGAGTTATCCATAAAGAAGAGTTAATAGATATAATAAATAAAGATAAATCTGTTTTGGCTGTGGCAGTGGATATAGGAACTACAGGTTTATCTGCTTATCTTTTAAATTTAGAAGATGGACAAATTTTAAATAAAATGTCAGATTTAAATCCTCAGACAGAATACGGAGGAGATGTATTATCTAGAATAACTTATTGCATGGAAAATAAAGATGGTATAGAAATTTTATCTAAATGCATAAGAAAAAAGATAAATTCTATGGTAGAAGAATTAATAGGTACGAATTATAAGAGAAAAAGTGTATATGAAATAGCTATAGCAGCTAATACTACTATGCTTCATCTTTTTACAGGAATTAGTCCAAATACCATAGCCAAAGCACCCTATAGATCTATATTTTTAGATCAATTAGAAATAAAAGCTAAGGATATGGATATAGAAATAAATGAGGAAGGAAATGTTATGTTACTCCCATCACTATCTTCCTATGTAGGGGCTGATATTGTGGCGGGAATTGTGGCTATAGATTTTCAAAATAAAAAACATCCAGCTATATTTATAGATATAGGAACTAATGGTGAATTGGCAGCTATTTATAAGGGGAGTATGTCAGCTTCATCTACCGCAGCAGGACCAGCCTTTGAGGGGATGAATATTTCCTGTGGTTCAAGGGCTGAAGAGGGTGCTATAGATAGTTTTTCTATAGATGAAGAATATAACATTAAATATTCAACTATTGGCGATGAAGAAGCTAAAAGTATTTGCGGTAGTGGACTTATGGATGTTATGGCAGCATTAATAAAAAGTAAAGTAGTTATGACTAGTGGAAGATTTAATAAAAATATGCCAGATGACTTAAAAGAAAGATTAAAAGATAAGAGGTTTTATATAACAGAGAAGGTTTATATATCTCAAAGTGATATAAGACAAATGCAGCTGGCTAAAGGCGCAATATCCTCAGGAGTTACTATGCTTTTAAAAGAAATAGATGCTAATATTGAGGACATAGAAGAGGCAGTAATTGCAGGAGCCTTTGGATATCATATAAATCCAGAAAGTATAAAAACATTAGGAATAATACCAAAGGGATTTAAAGGTAAAATAACTTTTGTAGGAAACTCTTCTATAGAAGGAGCAAGATTATCTTTACTAAATAAGGATATTTCAAAATCTATGGTAGATATAAGAGAAAGTATAAAAGTTATAGAACTTTCCACAAGGGAAGATTTCCAAGATTATTTTGTAAAAGCTTTAAGTTTTTAA
- a CDS encoding GTP-binding protein, protein MIKVNLISGFLGAGKTTLIKKILENVKEEKVIIIENEFGEVAIDGDLIKKEGFDVFELRSGCICCMMKQDFEDSLEKVIEEYKPDRIIIEPTGISSLSQLLDILEKDNFKNRININSVITVVDVTSYLEEKDAFGEFYMDQVENAEILIVSKTQMVDKSTLKKVKESLRKFNKKAHIITLPFEEFNKEYILNFLDEGLSMDIERTPVEVMMSTEDGFESLGIKTNKIFEINEMNEIVSKLFTGKYGNVIRIKGFLNGKEEIIQINCTKKVHNIEKTKDKEDLKICIIGQNLCEEEIKFLFKEKYKIKRL, encoded by the coding sequence ATGATAAAAGTAAATTTGATTTCAGGTTTTTTGGGAGCAGGAAAAACTACTTTAATAAAAAAGATTCTGGAAAATGTGAAAGAAGAAAAAGTAATAATAATAGAAAATGAATTTGGGGAAGTAGCTATAGATGGAGACTTAATAAAAAAAGAGGGCTTTGATGTATTTGAACTAAGAAGTGGATGTATTTGTTGCATGATGAAACAAGACTTTGAGGATTCTCTAGAAAAGGTAATAGAAGAATATAAACCAGATAGAATAATAATAGAACCTACAGGGATAAGTTCACTAAGTCAACTATTAGATATATTAGAAAAGGATAACTTTAAAAATAGAATTAATATTAACTCAGTAATAACTGTAGTAGATGTTACAAGTTATTTAGAAGAAAAGGATGCCTTTGGAGAATTTTATATGGATCAAGTAGAAAATGCAGAAATACTAATAGTAAGTAAAACGCAAATGGTGGATAAAAGCACTTTAAAAAAAGTGAAAGAATCCTTAAGGAAGTTCAATAAAAAAGCCCATATAATAACATTGCCCTTTGAAGAATTTAATAAGGAATATATACTAAATTTTTTAGATGAGGGTTTATCAATGGATATAGAAAGAACCCCTGTAGAAGTTATGATGTCTACAGAGGATGGGTTTGAAAGTTTAGGTATAAAAACTAATAAAATATTTGAAATAAATGAAATGAATGAAATTGTAAGTAAATTATTTACTGGCAAATATGGAAATGTAATAAGAATAAAAGGTTTTTTAAATGGGAAAGAAGAAATAATTCAAATCAATTGTACTAAAAAGGTTCATAACATAGAAAAAACTAAAGATAAAGAAGATTTAAAGATTTGTATAATAGGACAAAATCTATGCGAAGAGGAAATCAAATTTTTATTTAAAGAAAAATACAAAATAAAAAGATTATAG
- a CDS encoding methylcobamide--CoM methyltransferase, with the protein MDYDVNFKCVLDTGEEIPKEAVEKAGVKFPDVHKNAQDMAVLSKTIRQYNKDIFSIVPFCMTVEAEALGGEINLGDEKAGPRVSTYTFKTIEDLKNLKEIDFKTKRISEVLKSVEILKQQGETVIMDVQGPFTIISSLIEPRIFYKAVRKNKDEVERLMKIVEESSVEFIKEGVKRGADIISFGDSAGTLDILGPKMYKELGGKYTYNVLKEAKNYLEDSVIHLCGITSSSLDRGGFIKSNPIEVPEGISYGQALNYIIRENKNIKILGHNCLRKTTKPMKKAIVWEIKL; encoded by the coding sequence ATGGATTATGATGTGAACTTTAAGTGTGTTTTAGATACAGGAGAAGAGATACCCAAAGAGGCTGTAGAAAAGGCAGGAGTAAAATTTCCTGATGTGCATAAAAATGCTCAGGATATGGCGGTACTTTCTAAGACCATAAGACAATATAATAAGGATATTTTTTCCATAGTTCCCTTTTGTATGACAGTAGAAGCTGAAGCATTAGGCGGGGAAATAAACCTAGGGGATGAAAAAGCTGGGCCAAGAGTTTCCACTTATACATTTAAAACTATTGAGGATTTAAAGAATTTAAAAGAGATAGATTTTAAAACCAAAAGAATATCTGAAGTTTTAAAATCAGTAGAAATATTAAAACAGCAAGGGGAAACCGTAATAATGGATGTACAGGGACCCTTTACTATAATAAGTTCTTTAATAGAGCCGAGGATTTTTTATAAAGCAGTAAGAAAAAATAAAGATGAAGTAGAAAGACTTATGAAAATAGTAGAAGAAAGCTCAGTGGAATTTATAAAGGAAGGAGTAAAAAGAGGTGCAGATATAATATCCTTTGGAGATTCTGCTGGAACTTTGGATATATTAGGACCAAAAATGTATAAAGAATTAGGTGGTAAATATACCTATAATGTTTTAAAAGAAGCTAAAAATTATCTAGAAGACTCTGTAATACATCTTTGTGGTATAACTTCCTCTTCATTAGATAGGGGAGGATTTATAAAGTCAAATCCCATAGAAGTACCAGAAGGAATCAGTTATGGACAGGCGTTAAATTATATTATAAGAGAAAACAAGAATATAAAAATATTAGGTCATAATTGTTTAAGAAAAACAACTAAGCCAATGAAAAAAGCTATAGTATGGGAAATAAAATTATAA
- a CDS encoding corrinoid protein produces MSNVSEELIRKLSESVVEMEEEETVELAKECIEKNISAYEAIDKGLAHGMNRAGELYEEGEYYIPELLMCSDAMYSGLEILKPHLKKNDLGKKHKVVIGVIQGDTHDIGKNLVKIMMETEGFEVIDLGRDVPIRDFVDKAKEVEADIICMSTLMTTTMDGMGEVIKLLKEEGIREKVTVMIGGGPISQNFADKIGADIYTTDASKAAKYAKKIVSEKVPC; encoded by the coding sequence ATGAGTAATGTGTCAGAAGAACTAATAAGAAAGTTATCAGAATCAGTAGTAGAAATGGAAGAAGAGGAAACAGTAGAACTAGCTAAGGAATGTATAGAAAAAAATATTAGTGCCTATGAAGCTATAGATAAGGGGCTTGCCCATGGAATGAATAGAGCAGGTGAACTCTATGAAGAAGGAGAATATTATATTCCGGAATTATTGATGTGCTCTGATGCTATGTACTCAGGATTAGAAATTTTAAAACCTCACTTAAAAAAGAATGATTTAGGGAAAAAACATAAAGTAGTTATAGGAGTAATACAAGGAGATACCCATGATATAGGAAAAAATTTAGTTAAAATAATGATGGAGACTGAAGGATTTGAAGTTATAGATTTAGGAAGAGATGTACCAATAAGAGATTTTGTAGATAAAGCTAAAGAGGTAGAAGCTGATATAATTTGTATGTCTACTCTTATGACTACAACTATGGATGGAATGGGAGAAGTTATAAAATTATTAAAAGAAGAAGGAATAAGAGAAAAAGTAACAGTAATGATAGGCGGAGGTCCTATATCTCAAAATTTTGCAGATAAGATAGGAGCAGATATATATACAACAGATGCTTCGAAAGCCGCAAAGTATGCTAAAAAAATAGTATCAGAAAAAGTTCCCTGCTAA
- a CDS encoding methylcobamide:CoM methyltransferase MtbA, whose product MLTPKERLNLVLKNKSVDRPPCICPGGMMNMIIEDLMDISGYKWPEAHRNPEIMANLAISMYEQGGFENFGVPFCMTIEAEAMGATVDLGDKTTEPRVIKYPIESVVEWRKLKKMDLNEGREKVVLDAIKIIKDKNLPVPIMANLTGPISVASSLMEPMYFYKELVRKKDEAHKFLNFVTENLIEFGKAQLLAGANVITISDPSGTGEILGPRLFKEFMIPYLNRIVDELKDYTEGTIIHICGRLKSIYKELNDLHSDVVSFDSISSVTQVLKNVENKAVMGNVSTLTIQNSTKEEVEKLANACMNLGVDILSPACGIGTKSPIENVRAMVNAAKKRNVK is encoded by the coding sequence ATGTTAACACCAAAAGAAAGATTAAATTTAGTATTAAAAAATAAATCAGTTGATAGGCCTCCTTGTATATGTCCAGGTGGAATGATGAATATGATAATAGAGGATTTAATGGATATAAGTGGATATAAGTGGCCAGAAGCTCATAGGAATCCAGAAATTATGGCTAATTTAGCTATATCAATGTATGAACAGGGAGGATTTGAAAATTTTGGAGTACCTTTCTGTATGACTATAGAAGCAGAAGCTATGGGAGCTACAGTAGATTTAGGAGATAAAACCACTGAACCTAGGGTTATAAAGTATCCCATAGAATCAGTAGTAGAGTGGAGAAAATTAAAGAAAATGGATCTAAATGAAGGAAGAGAAAAAGTAGTTTTAGATGCTATAAAGATTATAAAAGATAAAAATCTACCAGTACCAATAATGGCAAATTTAACAGGCCCTATAAGTGTAGCTTCTTCTTTAATGGAGCCTATGTATTTTTATAAAGAATTAGTTAGAAAAAAAGATGAAGCACATAAATTTCTGAATTTTGTAACAGAAAATTTAATAGAATTTGGTAAAGCTCAACTTTTAGCAGGTGCTAATGTTATAACTATATCAGATCCTAGTGGTACAGGAGAAATACTAGGACCAAGATTGTTTAAAGAGTTTATGATACCTTATTTAAATAGGATAGTAGATGAACTTAAAGATTACACAGAGGGAACAATAATACATATCTGTGGAAGATTAAAAAGTATATACAAAGAATTAAATGATTTACATAGTGATGTGGTAAGCTTTGATTCTATAAGTAGTGTAACTCAAGTGCTTAAAAATGTGGAAAATAAAGCTGTAATGGGAAATGTAAGCACATTAACTATACAAAATAGTACCAAAGAAGAGGTAGAAAAGTTAGCTAATGCTTGCATGAATTTAGGGGTGGACATATTATCACCAGCCTGCGGAATAGGCACTAAAAGCCCTATAGAAAATGTAAGAGCAATGGTAAATGCAGCTAAAAAAAGAAACGTAAAATAA
- a CDS encoding methylcobamide--CoM methyltransferase — translation MDTFKDEMTAKERSEAYFKGEEVDRLPCAIMFEETAAVYAGISTKEYYFDADKMLEAEKFKVRELGAESAGINVTLRGMGEALGSKMGYPNDRASYLIDPVLKDYKMLDNMDVVNPYKDGRLPITLKALGKIKKELGNEVNIGSGISGPISAASAVRGTNNLMRDFVKNKEGIHKLLDFMTECNLAFVKAVYDEYGLVCGIGDPLSCGNLISDKQFEKFVEPYLIKTIDGIYKITGQKPFLHICGKTKHIWNRLGRMNISTFSVDNCEDIGELKDVLGDKVCIVGNVDPVSIIRNGTVEDVYNAVKLCIEKAGDSPKGYIVGSGCDIPSGAPVENIKAMIEATKKYSRGIRIGRGI, via the coding sequence ATGGATACTTTTAAAGATGAAATGACCGCAAAGGAAAGATCAGAAGCTTATTTTAAAGGAGAAGAAGTAGATAGATTACCCTGTGCTATTATGTTTGAGGAAACAGCTGCGGTATATGCAGGTATAAGCACTAAAGAATATTATTTTGATGCGGATAAAATGTTAGAGGCAGAGAAATTTAAGGTAAGAGAGTTAGGGGCGGAAAGCGCAGGAATTAATGTAACTCTAAGAGGTATGGGAGAAGCTCTTGGTAGTAAGATGGGTTATCCTAATGATAGAGCCTCCTATCTAATTGATCCAGTGTTAAAGGACTATAAAATGTTAGATAATATGGATGTAGTGAATCCTTATAAGGATGGCAGATTACCAATAACATTAAAAGCATTAGGTAAGATAAAAAAAGAGTTAGGTAATGAAGTAAATATAGGTAGTGGAATTTCAGGTCCTATAAGTGCAGCTTCTGCAGTTAGGGGAACAAATAATCTTATGAGGGATTTTGTTAAAAACAAGGAAGGTATACATAAGTTATTAGATTTTATGACAGAATGCAATTTAGCTTTTGTTAAAGCGGTTTATGATGAATACGGATTGGTATGTGGTATAGGGGATCCTTTGTCCTGTGGTAATTTAATAAGTGATAAACAATTTGAAAAATTTGTGGAGCCTTATCTTATAAAAACCATAGACGGTATATATAAGATAACAGGCCAAAAACCATTTTTGCATATATGTGGAAAAACAAAACATATATGGAATCGTTTAGGTAGAATGAATATATCAACCTTTAGTGTTGATAACTGTGAAGATATAGGGGAACTTAAAGATGTTTTAGGGGATAAAGTATGTATAGTAGGAAATGTGGATCCTGTTTCTATTATAAGAAATGGAACTGTAGAAGATGTGTATAACGCCGTTAAATTATGTATAGAAAAGGCTGGAGATAGCCCTAAAGGATACATAGTTGGATCTGGTTGTGATATACCTAGTGGAGCTCCAGTGGAGAATATAAAGGCTATGATAGAGGCTACTAAAAAATATAGTAGAGGTATTAGAATAGGACGAGGAATTTAG
- a CDS encoding methionine ABC transporter ATP-binding protein — MIEISKLQKFYGDTEVLRNINVEIDKGDIYGLVGISGAGKSTLLRCINGLEFYEAGSLKVNGIEVKNLNEKKLRAFRKNIGMIFQQFSLLERKTVYENVALPMECWGYKRQDIDKKVKELLELVELGDKINSKPRQLSGGQKQRVAIARALTLDPEILLCDEATSALDPNITNSILELLKKINRELGITIVVVTHQMDVVKHVCNKMAILSKGNLEAKGKVEDIFLDKPKVLEELLGELEDSVIVKKGVNIEIIERENIQESSILSSLAIDTKVKYSLIWGGTDKYRDKVLGSFIINIKSDDKPKIVNYLNEKHIEWREV; from the coding sequence ATGATAGAAATATCAAAATTGCAAAAGTTTTATGGTGATACAGAAGTTTTACGGAATATAAATGTGGAAATAGATAAGGGCGACATATATGGTCTTGTGGGAATTAGTGGAGCAGGAAAATCTACACTTTTAAGATGTATAAATGGACTTGAATTCTATGAAGCTGGAAGTTTAAAAGTAAATGGTATAGAAGTAAAAAATTTAAATGAAAAAAAGCTAAGAGCTTTTAGAAAAAATATAGGAATGATATTTCAACAGTTTTCTTTACTTGAAAGAAAAACTGTATATGAAAATGTAGCATTGCCTATGGAGTGTTGGGGATACAAAAGACAAGATATAGATAAAAAAGTAAAGGAATTGTTAGAACTAGTTGAATTGGGAGATAAGATAAACTCTAAACCAAGACAGTTAAGTGGTGGACAAAAACAAAGGGTTGCTATAGCAAGAGCACTTACATTAGATCCAGAAATATTATTATGTGATGAAGCTACTTCAGCGTTGGATCCTAATATAACAAACTCCATTCTAGAATTGCTTAAGAAGATAAATAGAGAATTAGGTATAACTATTGTAGTGGTTACTCATCAAATGGATGTAGTAAAGCATGTATGTAATAAAATGGCTATATTAAGCAAAGGAAATCTAGAGGCAAAAGGAAAAGTAGAGGATATTTTCTTGGACAAGCCTAAGGTTTTAGAAGAACTTTTAGGGGAGTTAGAAGATAGTGTAATAGTAAAAAAAGGTGTAAATATAGAAATAATAGAAAGAGAAAATATTCAAGAGAGTTCAATTTTATCTAGTTTAGCTATAGATACAAAAGTTAAATATTCTTTAATATGGGGTGGAACGGATAAATATAGAGATAAAGTATTGGGATCTTTTATTATAAACATAAAAAGTGATGATAAACCCAAAATTGTAAATTATTTAAATGAAAAGCATATTGAGTGGAGGGAAGTATAA
- a CDS encoding methionine ABC transporter permease yields MNEITTLTKQIILPSLWQTIYMILIATILSAVIGFILAIVLVVTDEKGIKPNKIIYGVLSAIINVLRSVPFIILAVAIIPFTRSVVGTSIGENAAIVPLTIASAPFIARLIESSLKEVNPSLIEAAKSFGASNIQIIFKVMVKEAIPSINLNLTLATITILGLTAMAGAVGAGGLGAVGLTYGYQSFNDTIMYTTLVLLVIIVGIIQFIGNIIYKKLK; encoded by the coding sequence GTGAATGAGATTACAACTTTGACGAAGCAAATAATTCTTCCTAGTTTATGGCAAACCATATATATGATACTAATAGCAACTATTTTATCAGCTGTAATTGGATTCATTCTAGCTATAGTATTAGTAGTAACAGATGAAAAAGGCATTAAACCAAATAAAATAATTTATGGAGTATTAAGTGCCATAATTAATGTATTAAGATCAGTACCATTTATTATTCTTGCAGTAGCTATAATACCTTTTACAAGAAGTGTTGTAGGAACATCTATAGGAGAAAATGCGGCAATAGTTCCTTTAACTATAGCTTCAGCACCTTTTATAGCTAGATTAATAGAAAGTAGTTTAAAGGAAGTAAATCCGAGTTTAATAGAAGCTGCTAAATCTTTTGGTGCTTCAAATATTCAGATAATATTTAAAGTAATGGTAAAGGAAGCCATTCCATCTATAAACTTAAATTTAACCTTAGCTACAATAACAATATTAGGATTAACAGCAATGGCAGGAGCAGTAGGAGCTGGAGGATTGGGAGCCGTTGGACTTACTTATGGATATCAAAGTTTTAATGATACTATAATGTATACAACTCTAGTTCTATTGGTAATAATAGTTGGAATTATACAATTTATAGGGAATATTATATATAAAAAATTAAAATAA
- a CDS encoding MetQ/NlpA family ABC transporter substrate-binding protein, which translates to MKGKKIVSILAAITLTLGMVACGNSSSKDKEKEAETSGGKKVITIGTSVISKDVLEEAQKVFNKKSSKYEMKVKVFDDAITPNMAVNDGSIDGNFYQYEDYMDNFNKDRGTKLKAYGKPVFAFQIGLYSNKVKKITDIKDKMTVAVSNDNTNRALALKLLDKEGIIKLKKGVEVPNTLDIVENKHNLKFVEMERLNLANALKDTDMAIVMADVMLKAGKDSENALAFAQEEGIVLVLKEDKEWAKEVEEALTSNEVKTFIKEKTKGTKTPLF; encoded by the coding sequence ATGAAAGGGAAAAAAATAGTTAGTATTTTAGCAGCTATAACATTAACGTTAGGAATGGTGGCTTGCGGAAACAGTTCATCTAAAGACAAAGAAAAAGAGGCTGAAACATCAGGTGGCAAAAAGGTAATAACTATAGGAACATCAGTTATATCAAAGGATGTTTTAGAAGAAGCGCAAAAGGTATTTAATAAAAAAAGCAGTAAATATGAAATGAAAGTAAAAGTATTTGATGATGCAATAACTCCTAATATGGCTGTTAATGATGGAAGTATAGATGGTAATTTTTATCAATATGAAGATTATATGGATAATTTTAATAAGGATAGAGGAACAAAACTAAAAGCATATGGCAAGCCAGTTTTTGCATTCCAAATAGGATTATATTCTAATAAAGTTAAGAAAATAACTGATATTAAGGATAAAATGACTGTTGCAGTATCTAATGATAATACTAATAGAGCTTTAGCATTAAAATTATTAGATAAAGAAGGAATAATTAAACTTAAAAAAGGTGTGGAAGTACCAAATACTTTAGATATTGTTGAAAATAAACATAATTTAAAATTTGTTGAAATGGAAAGATTAAATTTAGCAAATGCATTAAAGGATACTGATATGGCTATAGTTATGGCAGATGTTATGCTTAAAGCAGGTAAAGATTCAGAAAACGCTTTAGCTTTTGCTCAAGAAGAAGGTATTGTTTTAGTGCTTAAAGAAGATAAAGAATGGGCAAAGGAAGTAGAAGAAGCATTAACTAGTAATGAAGTTAAAACATTTATAAAAGAAAAAACAAAGGGAACAAAGACGCCTTTATTCTAG
- a CDS encoding MORN repeat-containing protein → MKKFKIENPNNYYLDVICLKTTSSETVMDNEHHHSHKGVYEGEKKDGKMHGFGTYTYTNGTKYVGYWKENMMHGEGVLVWASGEKYTGNWKDDEKHGYGIYTWPDGESYVGYWEHDLKSGQGIYTWSDGDVYTGDWLSDVRHGDGVYVCSHGDKYIGQWVNDLKHGRGMYIHSNGEIFMGEYKNDERVENSNI, encoded by the coding sequence ATGAAAAAATTTAAAATAGAAAACCCCAATAATTATTACTTGGATGTTATATGTCTTAAAACTACATCATCTGAAACTGTTATGGACAATGAACACCATCATAGCCACAAAGGAGTATATGAAGGTGAAAAAAAAGATGGTAAAATGCATGGTTTTGGTACATATACTTACACTAATGGAACTAAATATGTAGGTTATTGGAAAGAGAACATGATGCATGGGGAAGGCGTTTTAGTTTGGGCTTCTGGTGAAAAATATACTGGTAATTGGAAAGATGATGAAAAACATGGATATGGCATATACACTTGGCCAGATGGTGAAAGCTATGTTGGATATTGGGAACATGATTTAAAATCCGGGCAAGGTATCTATACTTGGTCTGATGGTGATGTTTATACTGGTGATTGGCTTTCCGATGTTCGTCATGGAGACGGAGTTTATGTTTGTAGCCATGGTGATAAATATATTGGACAATGGGTTAATGATTTAAAACATGGAAGAGGTATGTACATTCACTCCAATGGTGAAATCTTCATGGGTGAATATAAAAATGATGAAAGAGTTGAAAACTCTAATATTTAA
- a CDS encoding NADH:flavin oxidoreductase, whose amino-acid sequence MKSLFDKTCIKTMELKNRFVRSATWEGMATEEGHITERLLNLYEELAKGGVGLIITSYTTIFDYDKPSLRILGIYDDSFIKEYKLLTDTIHKYGAKVLMQIVLGENYINNETGSEFYGLSENMPEDDIKAIVKSFAEAAKRAKESGFDGIQIHGAHGYFLSRTLSPLFNKRKDKYGGSVEKRGALILEVYDEIRKAVGKDFHISIKINCSDFEEGGATFKECEFVCRELSKKGIDSIEISGGGTIWTETNKKESIYIEYASKIAEEVDTPIILVGMNRSYDNMNEILNNSKIEYFSMARPFIREPDLINKFEKGEDRKAKCISCGKCYGENGIRCIFNM is encoded by the coding sequence ATGAAAAGTTTATTTGATAAAACCTGCATAAAAACAATGGAACTTAAAAATAGATTTGTTCGTTCAGCTACTTGGGAGGGTATGGCAACAGAAGAAGGACATATCACGGAGAGATTACTTAATTTATATGAAGAATTAGCAAAGGGTGGAGTTGGATTAATAATAACTAGTTACACTACTATATTTGATTATGATAAACCAAGTCTTAGAATCCTTGGAATTTATGATGACAGTTTTATTAAAGAATATAAGCTTTTGACAGATACAATTCATAAATATGGAGCTAAAGTATTAATGCAAATAGTCTTAGGAGAAAATTATATAAATAATGAAACCGGTAGTGAATTTTACGGATTAAGTGAAAATATGCCAGAAGATGATATAAAGGCTATAGTGAAATCTTTTGCCGAAGCAGCTAAAAGGGCTAAAGAGTCAGGTTTTGATGGAATTCAAATTCATGGAGCACATGGATATTTTTTAAGTAGAACATTAAGTCCTCTTTTTAATAAAAGAAAGGATAAATACGGTGGTTCAGTAGAAAAGAGAGGTGCATTAATACTAGAGGTTTATGATGAGATAAGAAAAGCAGTGGGAAAAGATTTTCATATATCCATAAAAATTAATTGTTCTGATTTTGAAGAGGGAGGAGCAACCTTTAAGGAATGTGAATTTGTTTGCAGGGAACTCTCTAAGAAAGGTATAGATTCTATAGAAATCAGCGGTGGAGGAACAATTTGGACAGAAACTAATAAAAAGGAATCTATATATATAGAGTATGCTTCCAAAATAGCTGAAGAAGTAGATACTCCCATAATTTTAGTTGGTATGAATAGAAGTTATGACAATATGAATGAAATATTAAATAATAGTAAGATCGAATATTTTTCAATGGCTAGACCTTTTATAAGGGAACCGGATTTGATAAATAAATTTGAAAAAGGTGAGGATAGAAAAGCTAAATGTATATCCTGTGGAAAATGTTATGGTGAAAATGGAATAAGGTGCATATTTAATATGTAA